A stretch of Stenotrophomonas indicatrix DNA encodes these proteins:
- the rplI gene encoding 50S ribosomal protein L9 yields MQLILLQKVTNLGNLGDLVDVKPGYGRNFLVPQGKAVPATESNKAEFEAKRADYEAKAQSIHAEAEARKAKLEGASVTVAANASTEGKLYGSVGAREIADAFTAAGLALSKSEVILGEGAFRNIGEYEVLVHLHADVETTVKVVVEAEKA; encoded by the coding sequence ATGCAGCTGATCCTCCTGCAGAAAGTCACCAACCTCGGCAACCTGGGCGACCTGGTCGACGTGAAGCCGGGCTACGGCCGTAACTTCCTCGTGCCGCAGGGCAAGGCCGTTCCGGCCACCGAGAGCAACAAGGCCGAGTTCGAAGCCAAGCGCGCTGATTACGAAGCCAAGGCCCAGTCCATCCACGCTGAAGCCGAAGCCCGCAAGGCCAAGCTGGAAGGCGCGAGCGTGACCGTCGCCGCCAACGCTTCGACCGAAGGCAAGCTGTACGGCTCGGTCGGCGCGCGCGAAATCGCCGATGCCTTCACCGCTGCCGGCCTGGCGCTGAGCAAGAGCGAAGTCATCTTGGGCGAAGGCGCCTTCCGCAACATTGGCGAGTACGAAGTCCTGGTGCACCTGCACGCGGACGTCGAGACCACCGTCAAGGTCGTGGTTGAAGCCGAAAAGGCCTGA
- the zipA gene encoding cell division protein ZipA, translating into MSDTALLRIGILAAGLLLVAAIFLFGRPKKKPQGRRLDSAEPTSGERREPVLGEDGVPVAGDRVEPGMGETVEQAELGLPDVDGAASDLGKRATQDFDKIVSLFVAARAGEQLRGEDIVVAAEKTGLVFGHMNVFHRLVEGHPERGPIFSMASIMKPGSFDMGNIRAMETPAIAFFLTLPAPLTALDAWEKMLPTVQRMAELLDGVVLDDSRNALGRQRIAHIRDELRAYDRQHQAPPLTKTPRW; encoded by the coding sequence ATGTCCGACACGGCACTGTTGCGCATCGGCATCCTGGCCGCCGGCCTGCTGTTGGTCGCTGCGATCTTCCTGTTTGGCCGCCCGAAAAAGAAGCCCCAGGGCCGTCGCCTCGATAGCGCCGAACCGACCAGCGGCGAGCGTCGCGAGCCGGTGCTGGGCGAGGATGGCGTGCCTGTGGCCGGCGACCGCGTCGAGCCGGGCATGGGCGAGACGGTCGAGCAGGCCGAACTGGGGCTGCCCGATGTCGATGGCGCGGCCAGCGACCTGGGCAAGCGTGCGACGCAGGATTTCGACAAGATCGTTTCGCTGTTCGTGGCCGCCCGCGCCGGTGAGCAGCTGCGCGGCGAAGACATCGTCGTGGCAGCGGAGAAGACCGGCCTGGTGTTTGGCCACATGAATGTCTTCCACCGGCTGGTGGAGGGGCATCCCGAGCGGGGCCCGATTTTCTCGATGGCCAGCATCATGAAGCCGGGCAGCTTCGATATGGGCAACATCCGCGCCATGGAAACCCCGGCCATCGCCTTCTTCCTGACCCTGCCGGCACCGCTGACCGCGCTGGACGCCTGGGAGAAGATGCTGCCGACCGTGCAGCGCATGGCTGAACTGCTCGATGGCGTGGTGCTGGATGACAGCCGCAACGCGCTCGGCCGCCAGCGCATCGCCCACATCCGTGATGAGCTGCGCGCCTATGATCGCCAGCACCAGGCGCCGCCGCTGACCAAGACCCCGCGCTGGTAA
- a CDS encoding HesB/IscA family protein — protein MAVSLTPIAFERVQRFVAQTPGALGLRFGVTKTGCSGWGHITDLARDERADDTVFDQDGVKIYVDAKSLALVDGTVIDFGKHGLSETFTFSNPNATAECGCGESFTTDADKA, from the coding sequence ATGGCTGTCAGCCTGACCCCTATTGCCTTCGAGCGCGTGCAGCGCTTTGTCGCCCAGACCCCCGGCGCGCTGGGCCTGCGTTTTGGCGTGACCAAGACCGGCTGCTCGGGCTGGGGCCACATCACCGACCTGGCCCGCGACGAGCGCGCGGACGACACCGTGTTCGACCAGGACGGGGTGAAAATCTATGTCGACGCCAAGAGCCTGGCCCTGGTGGACGGCACCGTGATCGACTTCGGCAAGCACGGCCTGAGCGAGACCTTCACGTTCAGCAACCCGAATGCCACCGCCGAGTGCGGCTGCGGCGAGAGCTTCACCACCGACGCCGACAAGGCCTGA
- the rpsR gene encoding 30S ribosomal protein S18, which produces MSKFFRRRKFCKFTAEGVKEIDYKDLNTLRQYLTENGKIVPSRVTGTKSKYQRQLATAVKRARFLALIPYTDNHDV; this is translated from the coding sequence ATGTCCAAGTTCTTCCGTCGCCGCAAGTTCTGCAAGTTCACGGCCGAAGGTGTCAAGGAGATCGACTACAAGGATCTCAACACCCTGCGCCAGTACCTGACCGAGAACGGCAAGATCGTGCCGAGCCGCGTCACCGGTACCAAGTCGAAGTACCAGCGTCAGCTGGCGACCGCCGTCAAGCGCGCTCGCTTCCTGGCCCTGATTCCGTACACCGACAACCACGACGTCTGA
- the smc gene encoding chromosome segregation protein SMC: MRLSTIKLSGFKSFVDPTTLHLPTNMTGVVGPNGCGKSNIIDAVRWVMGESSASRLRGDSLTDVIFSGSNARKPVSQATVELIFDNSDHTISGEYASFNEISVKRTVSRDGSSNYYLNGTKCRRRDITDLFLGTGLGPRSYSIIEQGMISQIIEARPEDLRVYLEEAAGISKYKERRKETETRIRHTRENLDRLGDLREEITKQLEHLKRQAKQAEQYQALQEERRVKDAEWKALEYRGLDGRLSKLREGLSQEETKLQQLIADQRDAEARIETSRVRREEAADALNAAQAEVYQVGSTLARLEQQIQHQRELSQRLHKARDETRQALAELGQHISGDEAKLMVLREAVDAATPQLEALQEENEIKQEGLREAEARLSDWQQRWEQHTSQSSEASRAGEVERTRVDYLDKQILDADRRREALAAERAGLDVDALDEVFEQLHLQHDTQKTALDELTEQVEERKHGVAAVQEQQRNGQNELAELRKQVNGLRGRLSSLETLQQAALGQEQGAAVAWLKSRGLDSAARVGERLDVDAGWENAVESALGQLIEGVLVDDPASLVDALGELGEGRIALVANDGADLKVAPTSLAARVRGPAPIRRLLARLHGARDLAEANALQASLPEGDSIITQGGERLGEGWVRVSRSGAAKQGALLREREINELREQIEQLQSREAELEEQLAGFREHLLAAEQQREDAQRALYLAHRAVSELAGQLQGQQGKVEAARTRIDRIEGELSQLLETLDINREQAREARARLENAVNSMGDLESNRQGLEGERRQLTEARDLARDAARAVRERSHALALTLESQRAQVASLSQALERMSTQRGQLDARLGELHSQLDEGDTPVESLQAEHQNALEERVRADRVLTEARTLLDGIDAELRNYEQTRHQRDEQALSQRERISQRKLDQQALVLSAETLQGAVEKAGFVLQDVINALPEEARLGDWEQAVHQIDGRMRRLEPVNLAAIHEYGEASQRSEYLDAQHVDLTTALETLEDAIRKIDRETRGRFKDTFDRVNAGVQALYPRLFGGGHAYLELTGEDLLDTGVTIMARPPGKRVSSISLLSGGEKAMTAVALVFAIFQLNPAPFCLLDEVDAPLDEANVGRLANMVKEMSEKVQFLFVSHNKATMEAAHQLSGVTMREPGVSRLVSVDLEEAARLAGAA; encoded by the coding sequence ATGCGTCTTTCCACGATCAAGCTGTCCGGCTTCAAGTCCTTCGTCGATCCGACCACCCTGCACCTGCCGACCAACATGACCGGCGTGGTGGGACCCAATGGCTGCGGCAAGTCGAACATCATCGACGCGGTGCGTTGGGTCATGGGCGAAAGTTCGGCCAGCCGCTTGCGTGGTGACTCGCTCACCGACGTGATCTTCTCCGGTTCCAATGCCCGCAAGCCGGTCTCGCAGGCCACCGTCGAGCTGATCTTCGACAACTCCGACCACACGATCTCCGGCGAGTACGCCTCGTTCAACGAGATCTCGGTCAAGCGTACCGTCAGCCGTGACGGCAGCAGCAATTATTACCTCAACGGCACCAAGTGCCGCCGTCGCGACATCACCGACCTGTTCCTCGGCACCGGCCTGGGCCCGCGCAGCTACTCGATCATCGAGCAGGGCATGATCAGCCAGATCATCGAAGCGCGCCCGGAAGACCTGCGCGTGTACCTGGAAGAGGCCGCCGGCATCTCCAAGTACAAGGAGCGCCGCAAGGAAACCGAGACCCGCATCCGCCACACCCGCGAGAACCTGGACCGCCTCGGCGACCTGCGCGAGGAAATCACCAAGCAGCTCGAGCACCTCAAGCGGCAGGCCAAGCAGGCCGAGCAGTACCAGGCGTTGCAGGAAGAGCGCCGGGTCAAGGATGCAGAGTGGAAGGCGCTGGAATACCGTGGCCTGGATGGTCGCCTGTCCAAGCTGCGCGAAGGGCTGTCGCAGGAAGAAACCAAGCTGCAGCAGCTGATTGCCGACCAGCGCGACGCTGAGGCGCGGATCGAGACTTCCCGCGTGCGCCGCGAGGAGGCTGCCGATGCGCTCAATGCCGCGCAGGCCGAGGTCTACCAGGTGGGCAGCACGCTGGCCCGCCTCGAACAGCAGATCCAGCACCAGCGCGAACTGTCGCAGCGCCTGCACAAGGCGCGCGATGAAACCCGCCAGGCACTGGCCGAACTGGGCCAGCACATCAGCGGCGACGAGGCCAAGCTGATGGTGCTGCGCGAAGCGGTCGATGCGGCCACCCCGCAGCTGGAAGCGCTGCAGGAAGAAAACGAGATCAAGCAGGAAGGCCTGCGTGAGGCCGAAGCGCGGTTGTCCGATTGGCAGCAGCGTTGGGAGCAGCACACCTCGCAGAGCTCGGAAGCCTCGCGCGCCGGCGAGGTCGAGCGCACCCGCGTGGACTACCTGGACAAGCAGATCCTTGATGCCGATCGTCGCCGCGAAGCGCTGGCGGCCGAACGTGCTGGGCTGGACGTGGATGCACTGGATGAAGTCTTCGAGCAGCTGCACCTGCAGCACGATACGCAGAAGACCGCGCTGGATGAGCTGACCGAGCAGGTCGAGGAGCGCAAGCACGGTGTCGCCGCCGTGCAGGAGCAGCAGCGCAACGGGCAGAACGAGCTGGCCGAGCTGCGCAAGCAGGTCAATGGCCTGCGCGGGCGCCTGTCTTCGCTGGAAACCCTGCAGCAGGCTGCACTCGGCCAGGAGCAGGGCGCGGCGGTGGCGTGGCTGAAGTCGCGTGGGCTGGATTCGGCCGCGCGCGTAGGTGAGCGCCTGGATGTTGATGCGGGTTGGGAAAACGCAGTGGAAAGCGCGCTCGGTCAATTGATCGAAGGCGTGCTGGTCGATGACCCGGCCAGCCTGGTCGATGCGTTGGGTGAGCTGGGCGAAGGCCGCATCGCGCTGGTTGCCAATGACGGTGCGGACCTGAAGGTTGCGCCGACCTCGCTGGCTGCACGCGTGCGGGGCCCGGCGCCGATCCGGCGCCTGCTTGCGCGCCTGCACGGCGCGCGTGACCTTGCCGAAGCCAATGCACTGCAGGCCAGCCTGCCCGAGGGAGATTCCATCATCACCCAGGGCGGCGAACGCCTGGGCGAAGGCTGGGTGCGCGTGTCGCGCTCCGGCGCCGCCAAGCAGGGCGCGCTGCTGCGCGAACGCGAAATCAACGAACTGCGCGAGCAGATCGAGCAGCTGCAATCGCGCGAAGCCGAACTGGAAGAACAGCTGGCCGGTTTCCGCGAGCACCTGTTGGCCGCCGAACAGCAGCGCGAGGATGCGCAGCGTGCGCTGTACCTGGCGCACCGCGCGGTGTCCGAACTGGCCGGCCAGCTGCAGGGCCAGCAGGGCAAGGTGGAGGCGGCACGTACGCGCATCGACCGTATCGAAGGCGAGCTCAGCCAGTTGCTGGAGACCCTGGACATCAATCGCGAGCAGGCGCGTGAAGCGCGTGCGCGGTTGGAGAATGCGGTCAACAGCATGGGTGACCTGGAGTCGAACCGGCAGGGCCTGGAGGGCGAACGCCGTCAGTTGACCGAGGCGCGTGATCTGGCCCGCGACGCCGCCCGTGCGGTGCGCGAGCGGTCGCACGCGTTGGCCCTGACCCTGGAATCACAGCGCGCCCAGGTGGCGTCGTTGAGCCAAGCGCTGGAACGCATGAGCACCCAGCGCGGCCAGCTTGATGCACGCCTGGGCGAACTGCATTCGCAGCTGGACGAAGGCGATACCCCGGTCGAATCGCTGCAGGCCGAGCACCAGAACGCGCTGGAAGAGCGTGTCCGTGCCGATCGCGTGCTGACCGAAGCGCGCACGTTGCTGGATGGCATCGATGCCGAACTGCGCAACTACGAGCAGACCCGCCACCAGCGCGACGAGCAGGCGCTGTCCCAGCGCGAGCGCATCTCGCAGCGCAAGCTGGACCAGCAGGCGCTGGTACTCAGTGCCGAAACCCTGCAGGGCGCAGTGGAGAAGGCCGGTTTCGTGCTGCAGGATGTGATCAACGCGCTGCCCGAAGAGGCCCGCCTGGGCGACTGGGAGCAGGCGGTGCACCAGATCGACGGTCGTATGCGCCGGCTGGAGCCGGTCAACCTGGCCGCGATCCACGAGTATGGCGAAGCCTCGCAGCGCTCGGAGTATCTGGATGCGCAGCACGTGGACCTGACCACCGCGCTGGAGACCCTGGAAGATGCGATCCGCAAGATCGACCGCGAAACCCGGGGCCGCTTCAAGGACACCTTCGACCGTGTCAACGCCGGTGTGCAGGCGCTGTATCCGCGCCTGTTCGGTGGCGGCCACGCCTACCTGGAGCTGACCGGCGAAGACCTTCTCGATACCGGCGTGACCATCATGGCGCGTCCCCCGGGCAAGCGCGTGTCGAGCATCTCGCTGCTGTCCGGCGGCGAAAAGGCGATGACCGCCGTGGCGCTGGTGTTTGCGATCTTCCAGCTCAACCCGGCACCGTTCTGCCTGCTGGACGAGGTGGACGCGCCGCTGGATGAAGCCAACGTCGGCCGCCTGGCCAACATGGTCAAGGAAATGAGCGAGAAGGTGCAGTTCCTGTTCGTCAGCCACAACAAGGCCACGATGGAAGCGGCGCACCAGTTGTCGGGCGTGACGATGCGCGAGCCGGGAGTCAGCCGCCTGGTCAGCGTGGACCTGGAAGAAGCCGCGCGATTGGCGGGCGCGGCCTGA
- the rpsF gene encoding 30S ribosomal protein S6, whose product MSRHYEIVFMVHPDQSEQVPAMIERYKSLVENGNGTIHRLEDWGRRQLAYPIQNLVKAHYVLLNIEVDQAVLTELTESFRFNDAVLRNLVIKRDEADTEQSLIMKSKDEKGDKPERGERRRRDDEEGETTPAADNDAGDDAASAA is encoded by the coding sequence ATGAGTCGTCATTACGAAATCGTGTTCATGGTCCACCCGGACCAGAGCGAGCAGGTCCCGGCCATGATCGAGCGCTACAAGTCGCTGGTCGAGAACGGCAACGGCACCATCCACCGTCTGGAAGACTGGGGCCGCCGCCAGCTGGCGTACCCGATCCAGAACCTGGTGAAGGCGCACTACGTGCTGCTGAACATCGAAGTCGACCAGGCCGTGCTGACCGAACTGACCGAGAGCTTCCGCTTCAACGACGCCGTGCTGCGCAACCTGGTCATCAAGCGTGACGAGGCTGACACCGAGCAGTCGCTGATCATGAAGAGCAAGGACGAGAAGGGCGACAAGCCCGAGCGTGGTGAGCGTCGTCGTCGTGATGACGAAGAAGGCGAAACCACCCCCGCCGCTGACAACGATGCCGGCGACGACGCCGCTTCGGCCGCCTAA
- a CDS encoding CbrC family protein has product MERPLFIYHPNAYALSFEEVDGICDCCGQSRTLRYRGPFYTPLRPDYLCPWCIADGRAAASYEGEFTGWSDIEGVSPDPADPPPTIARELLLEICERTPGYSCWQQSVWLSHCERPCAFLGFAGSEDLLPILDQVRPDVAEVNPRDADWLLEHLSRDGEMVGCLFQCLQCGQHRLHVDLG; this is encoded by the coding sequence ATGGAACGACCGCTTTTCATTTATCACCCCAACGCCTACGCCCTCTCCTTCGAAGAGGTCGACGGGATCTGTGACTGCTGCGGTCAGTCGCGGACGCTTCGTTACCGGGGGCCGTTCTACACCCCGCTGCGTCCCGATTACCTGTGCCCCTGGTGTATCGCCGATGGCAGGGCAGCGGCCAGTTACGAGGGTGAATTCACCGGCTGGAGCGATATTGAAGGGGTATCCCCGGATCCAGCCGACCCGCCGCCGACCATCGCCCGCGAGCTGCTGCTGGAGATCTGCGAGCGCACCCCGGGCTACTCGTGCTGGCAGCAATCGGTCTGGCTGAGCCATTGTGAGCGGCCCTGCGCCTTCCTCGGCTTTGCCGGCAGCGAGGACCTCCTGCCCATCCTCGACCAGGTCCGGCCGGACGTGGCCGAGGTCAACCCGCGCGACGCCGACTGGTTGCTGGAACACCTGAGCCGGGACGGGGAGATGGTCGGCTGCCTGTTCCAGTGCCTGCAATGCGGCCAGCACCGCCTGCATGTGGACCTGGGGTAG
- the ligA gene encoding NAD-dependent DNA ligase LigA has protein sequence MPMSPSPAERAEDLRRQIAQANRAYHELDAPEIPDVDYDRLVRELEALEREHPELARADSPTQQVGARPSGRFAEVTHAVPMLSLSNAFSDEEVADFVRRIDERLRRGTLRFSAEPKMDGLAISLRYEDGHFVLGATRGDGSTGEDVTANLREIGDIPKRLKGRDWPDVLEVRGEVYMARADFEAYNERARLHGGKVLANPRNAAAGSLRQLDPKISAQRRLSFFTYGTGEVQGGELPDTHSGTLAQLRDWGFPVSDLCKVVEGSDGLLAYYRDIGERRDGLAFDIDGVVYKLDDRAGQQAMGFVSRAPRWAIAHKFPAQEQSTTLEAIEIQIGRTGAATPVARLAPVAVAGVIVSNATLHNADQIARLDVRVGDSVIVRRAGDVIPEVVSVILDRRPAGTTPWQMPTSCPVCGSEIVREEGAAAWRCSGELSCPAQRKEAIAHFASRRAMDIDGLGDKYIETLVDAGIVRSVADLYRLTRDQLLHLKLVLDAEDPSALAASLKLHLPAEGSGAVLNAVLKLDGNDAGWRAQALAQPAAFEWNTKKIATKWADNLIAAIDASRDATLERLLFALGIEHVGESTAKALAQWFGDLALIRRLPWPLFKRVPDIGGEVARSLGHFFEQEGNQQAIDALLQVGQVRISDVHPPSAKLREGLDLAQLLVEAEIPGITRLRAEKLVAVLPSAQAVLDAEHGQFVNAGLPDDTARGVADWLDSEGHGAMLLAAEVEMKHILASAPALAEVVAGPLDGQTVVLTGTLAQLNRDTAKERLEALGAKVSGSVSKKTSFVVAGTEAGSKLDKAQSLGVPVWDEERLLAYLAEHE, from the coding sequence ATTCCGATGAGCCCCAGCCCCGCCGAACGTGCCGAAGACCTGCGCCGGCAGATCGCCCAGGCCAATCGCGCCTATCACGAGCTGGATGCGCCGGAGATCCCCGACGTCGACTACGACCGCCTGGTACGTGAGCTGGAGGCGCTGGAGCGCGAGCATCCGGAGCTCGCCCGTGCCGACAGCCCGACCCAGCAGGTCGGGGCACGCCCGTCTGGCCGCTTCGCCGAAGTCACCCATGCAGTACCGATGCTGTCGCTGTCCAATGCCTTCAGCGATGAGGAAGTGGCCGACTTCGTGCGCCGCATCGATGAGCGCCTGCGCCGCGGCACCCTGCGTTTTTCCGCCGAACCGAAGATGGACGGCCTGGCGATCAGCCTGCGTTACGAGGACGGTCATTTCGTGCTGGGCGCCACCCGGGGCGATGGCAGCACCGGTGAGGACGTGACTGCCAACCTGCGCGAGATCGGCGACATTCCCAAGCGCCTGAAAGGCAGGGACTGGCCGGATGTGCTGGAAGTGCGCGGTGAGGTCTACATGGCCCGCGCCGACTTCGAGGCCTACAACGAGCGCGCGCGCCTGCACGGTGGCAAGGTGCTGGCCAATCCGCGCAATGCCGCGGCCGGTTCGCTGCGCCAGCTTGACCCGAAGATCAGCGCGCAGCGCAGGCTCAGTTTCTTCACCTACGGTACCGGTGAAGTGCAGGGCGGTGAGTTGCCCGATACGCACTCGGGCACGCTGGCGCAGCTGCGCGACTGGGGTTTCCCGGTCAGCGACCTGTGCAAGGTGGTGGAAGGCAGCGACGGCCTGCTGGCGTACTACCGTGACATCGGCGAGCGTCGCGACGGCCTGGCATTCGACATTGATGGCGTGGTCTACAAGCTCGATGACCGCGCCGGCCAGCAGGCCATGGGCTTCGTGTCGCGCGCACCACGCTGGGCCATCGCGCACAAGTTCCCGGCGCAGGAACAGAGCACTACGCTGGAGGCCATCGAAATCCAGATCGGCCGCACCGGTGCTGCCACCCCGGTGGCGCGCCTTGCGCCGGTAGCGGTGGCCGGTGTGATCGTCTCCAATGCCACCCTGCACAACGCCGACCAGATCGCGCGCCTGGATGTGCGCGTGGGCGACAGCGTGATCGTGCGCCGTGCCGGCGATGTGATTCCGGAAGTGGTCAGCGTCATTCTCGACCGCCGTCCCGCCGGCACCACGCCCTGGCAGATGCCGACCAGCTGCCCGGTGTGCGGCTCGGAGATCGTGCGCGAGGAGGGGGCTGCCGCGTGGCGCTGCTCGGGCGAGCTGTCCTGCCCGGCGCAGCGCAAGGAAGCCATCGCCCACTTCGCCTCGCGACGGGCGATGGATATCGACGGCCTTGGCGACAAGTACATCGAAACCCTGGTGGACGCCGGCATCGTCAGGAGCGTGGCTGATCTGTACCGCCTCACCCGCGACCAGCTGCTGCACCTGAAGCTGGTGTTGGACGCAGAAGATCCTTCCGCGCTCGCGGCCAGCCTGAAACTGCACTTGCCGGCAGAAGGCAGTGGCGCGGTGCTCAACGCTGTGTTGAAACTGGATGGCAACGATGCGGGGTGGCGCGCGCAGGCATTGGCGCAGCCGGCAGCCTTCGAATGGAACACGAAGAAGATCGCGACCAAATGGGCTGACAACCTGATCGCTGCGATCGATGCCAGCCGTGATGCGACGCTGGAGCGACTGCTGTTCGCACTGGGCATCGAGCACGTCGGCGAGAGCACCGCCAAGGCACTGGCACAGTGGTTTGGCGATCTGGCGTTGATCCGCCGTCTGCCGTGGCCGTTGTTCAAGCGCGTGCCGGATATCGGTGGCGAAGTGGCGCGCTCGCTGGGCCACTTCTTCGAACAGGAAGGCAACCAGCAGGCCATCGACGCGCTGCTGCAGGTGGGGCAGGTGCGCATCAGCGACGTGCACCCGCCAAGTGCGAAGCTGCGCGAGGGGCTGGATCTTGCCCAGCTGCTGGTCGAAGCGGAGATTCCCGGCATTACCCGCCTGCGCGCCGAAAAACTGGTCGCAGTACTGCCCAGCGCGCAGGCGGTGCTGGACGCCGAGCACGGCCAGTTCGTCAACGCCGGCCTGCCCGATGACACCGCGCGCGGCGTCGCTGACTGGCTGGACAGCGAGGGCCATGGCGCGATGTTGCTGGCCGCCGAAGTGGAGATGAAGCACATCCTGGCCAGCGCACCGGCCCTGGCCGAAGTGGTGGCCGGCCCGCTGGACGGGCAGACGGTGGTGCTTACCGGCACGCTGGCCCAGCTCAATCGCGATACCGCCAAGGAGCGCCTGGAGGCGCTGGGCGCAAAGGTATCCGGCAGCGTGTCGAAGAAGACCAGTTTCGTGGTGGCAGGCACCGAGGCGGGTTCAAAGCTGGACAAGGCGCAATCGCTGGGCGTTCCAGTGTGGGATGAAGAGCGCCTGCTGGCCTACCTGGCCGAACACGAGTGA
- a CDS encoding pyridoxal phosphate-dependent aminotransferase, which produces MTLPASRRHFLQMAGAGLALASSGLPRSAQAQPATVAPPPADAGAALLNFNECPYGPSPAAQQAARDSIASCGRYRFALAGEVRDAFIAQAGIPADHVRLYPGSSEPLNRAATLWTGPQAGLVVADPTFETLGEMAAARGAHVQTVPLRGDGAHDLRAMAAAAHARPTGLLYVCNPNNPTGSISPANELAWLLANKPAGTRVLLDEAYLQYSEQPSLIAKVAQRDDLIVLRTFSKLYGMAGLRLGVAAAHPERLRELASLGENPLPVPALAAALASLRDPQLIPRRRLQNAKVRQATIAWLGKRGFDCLPTEANCFVVDVQRDGAAFAKAMADNGVVIGRSWPIWPQRVRVTVGTEEEMAAFRNAFAKVAGVPV; this is translated from the coding sequence GTGACCTTGCCTGCCTCCCGTCGCCACTTCCTGCAGATGGCCGGTGCCGGTCTCGCCCTCGCCAGCAGCGGCCTGCCCCGGTCGGCCCAGGCCCAGCCGGCGACCGTTGCGCCGCCACCCGCCGATGCGGGCGCGGCGCTGCTGAACTTCAACGAATGCCCCTATGGCCCCTCGCCGGCCGCACAGCAGGCGGCGCGCGACAGCATCGCCAGCTGCGGCCGTTACCGCTTCGCCCTGGCCGGTGAGGTGCGCGACGCATTCATCGCCCAGGCCGGCATTCCCGCCGACCACGTGCGCCTGTATCCGGGCTCCAGCGAACCGCTGAACCGTGCGGCGACACTGTGGACCGGCCCGCAGGCGGGCCTGGTGGTGGCCGACCCGACCTTCGAGACGCTGGGCGAGATGGCAGCTGCGCGCGGCGCCCATGTGCAGACGGTACCGCTGCGCGGCGATGGCGCGCACGACCTGCGCGCGATGGCGGCCGCCGCGCACGCGCGACCGACCGGCCTGCTGTACGTGTGCAATCCCAACAACCCCACCGGCTCGATCAGTCCGGCCAACGAGCTGGCCTGGCTGCTGGCCAACAAGCCCGCAGGTACCCGGGTGCTGCTGGACGAGGCCTATCTGCAGTACAGCGAACAGCCCAGCCTGATTGCAAAGGTGGCCCAGCGCGATGACCTGATCGTGCTGCGCACCTTCTCCAAGCTGTACGGCATGGCCGGCCTGCGTCTTGGCGTGGCTGCAGCGCATCCGGAGCGCCTGCGCGAGCTGGCGAGCCTGGGCGAGAACCCGCTGCCGGTGCCCGCCCTTGCAGCGGCACTGGCCAGCCTGCGCGACCCGCAGTTGATCCCGCGACGACGTCTGCAGAACGCCAAGGTCCGGCAGGCCACCATCGCCTGGCTGGGCAAGCGTGGCTTTGACTGCCTGCCGACCGAAGCGAACTGCTTCGTGGTGGATGTGCAGCGCGACGGCGCGGCCTTTGCCAAGGCGATGGCGGACAACGGCGTGGTGATCGGCCGCAGCTGGCCGATCTGGCCGCAGCGCGTGCGCGTGACCGTGGGCACCGAAGAGGAAATGGCCGCATTCCGCAACGCGTTCGCGAAAGTGGCTGGGGTACCGGTCTGA